ggttaaatgttcaatgacTGAAGTTTTCTGTTTTGAATCTAGTGATTATTGAGTTTatacatctaaattttaatttaaaaaacatgATATGACCATGACATCTCCAAGAGACAATGAATGATGagcttcagaaaaaaaaattgaaaaacaaacacttttattttatcttgtctcatttaatttatttattaattaattatttatttggattgcttgAGAAAGACTAGTATGGAAATAAGAAGGGAAAATTCGATATGACTCGCCTGGTTTTTTGTGACTCACTCCGACTCATTAGGATTTAAAGAGGACTAGTCGAGtcacaaaacctgattttccaacaatgGGACCAACTAATGCTttactaaataaatattaatatttagtTTATAGGTCATAAAATTCataatattaaaatatcaatttttttacaaAGTGTCATTTTTCAgccaaaaaaatatgttttaaagGTGTTTAATATGTTTACTATTTTTTGGGGTATATATGGGATtcattcttactttttttttccttttagagttGGGAGAGGTGGGTTTGGATTTGAGATGTGGGTATCTCTGAATCAAAAAGAAACATGGCACATAAACGGTCACACAATTTGCACCCATAATGGGATACTCAGCCTCTTATAGTAAAGGGTTCTAACTAGGAAAAAAGATTCTCTTCAATTATTTGTATACCCAATTAATGATCTAAGAGCTAGTAGGACCTCGGAACACACATCCATATATTAGGATGCGTGTCTAGGGTCCTTCTAGCGGAATCGTTCTAAATTACCTAATGTAATTAAGAAACAGTGGATTTTGACCTAGACAGTGTACTCAGAGCCTCTCTCTTGTCTTATGTCATGCTGGTCCCTCTTCAGCTGCTGACATTAATTCAGATTACTACAAATCTACAACAATGCCTGTGGTGGACAACTTTGATTGAAGTTATCCATTGTTGTCCTTGACAATCTTtacaatccaacccaaccctagattCAAGCTCCCCGAATGGCACAATATCATAGCAAGAGAAGTGAAAAGAATTGGCccttgcatctctctctctcccgttAACTTCGAAGGTTTGTCAATGGAGTTGCAGAAGTCGAACAGGCCATGGCTATTTCAAAATTAAGAACCGGATCAACTCAGCCgattcaaatccaaattgtCAATGACTATTCCGATCGATTCTTGCCTATTCTAATCTGATCCCGGCCAATTGAAACCAGCACCACCCATTTCAATCCCCGATTCTTATTTTCATAACCTTGATCACGCGATTCAGCGATTCATTCAATCCGATATTATAATATCCCGATACCGATTCCCCAATTTGTGCATATAAAGAAGCCACTGCCAATCCGACGCGCGTGTTAAAACACACAAATCCGCACGGTGTTCAGAACCCTGTCATACCTTCGGCACGCGCGCGTGGCGTTAACGTTGATCAGTGAAGAAAGAAACTCCAATAATAAGCTCAAAAGCAAGACTGCAAGAGAAGAGACAAATACAGAATTATTCCTCCATCATTGTTTTTTAAGTTCTCTTTTTTAAGAATTAGAtacaggaaagaaagaaagaaacacacCCAACTGTGGGTCCCCTCCCCTCTCAGTGCTCACTGGCTGGTCTCCATTCCAAATTCCCCACCTAAAACCAAATTTATAAGATCATTCCAATCCTTTTCTCCattgttttatgattttattaataGTTTCTTgggaaatttactatcactccttCACACTTaatctatatttattaaatctcTCCTacttgaaactttttttttttgatactgCCCTATTTTTAggattttacatctatttctcccctattatttttaaatacctaaattatctttcttttttcacctACAACCGGTTAATCTTTTTTCCATCATAATCTTTTCCTCTCAGAATAGTGGGACCCACACCATCTTCTTCAATTGGATTCCAATGAACCCTCCACTCAATAACCATTTCCATTAAGGGGCAAAGAAGCCCAGTGGCACACATTAATCATTCATGAGAGGGGGGAAAAACCGAAAGGGGCCGAAGCCAACCATTCCTTCTAAACCCAGAGTTtaaatgattttcaaaaaagggaTCTGTCCGCCTGCTGCAAGGCAATAAATTTCCTAATCTctacctgttttttttttcccctcctcaAGGTTGTACATGTAAAAAGAGCATTGATCTAGGGAATTTCCCCATTGATATACTACTCTCACATCCAGATTCTAGAGGCAGTAGTTAAGCAACATACCATCATGGAATATCgacatagaagaagaaaaggtaaCTTGATCCGTCCAATGACAAAACCAACAACGATTCAATTTTGTTAGATGCAGGAGGTTGGAGCGGTTGCGATGGAGATGATGGGTGTGCTACTGTACATGATGGAGTGGGTTATGAATTATGGTTGCGATACCGATGCTGTGTGCGACAGAGCGATGATGGAGGAAAAACAGGTGGTTGGCCATAACAAGGCTGGTCAAGCGATGGTTGGCCATAACAAGGCTGGTCAAGCGATGCAGAGCCTAGAGTAGCTATTGGGAAGGGTGGGTCCGGCTATGGTTGCAAAGCGTGTTGGTAGCAATGCGATGGTTGGGACTGTGATTGCAGCGCTGGATTTTAGGGCTAGGTTGTAGTGGAAGGAGATAGCAGGAGTTGGTTTTAGGTGATGATGGCGCGGCAAGACAACAAGCGAAATGGCGGCAAAACAGATTTTATTTTGTCAGGAGTAAAACAACAATAGAGCAGCGAGCTATGCACGATTCAGAGATGACGCTATATAAAATGGTGAAGGGCTGCAGAGATGCGTTGGCGGGGGTCGATGAGATGCAGAGTTCCGCAATGCCAGTGTCAACACAAGGCTAGAAGCCAGTGAAATGGGGATAGGTTCTGTAAGTTGAGAACGTGCGACCTCTGTTCGTGTGTTGTGACACTCAACACACACTACCTCTGTGCCTTTGGTTCAACATCTATCTGGGTAGGAggagaataaaaagaagattgACTGATTACCAAGGGAATAGAGGGGTAATCTAGACATTTAAAAAGAACAGGGTAAAACTAGATGTAAAAGTTCAAAAACAGGAGAGTAATAGAACCTCTGTTCGTGTGTTGTGAGACTACACACTACCTCTGTGCCTTTGGTTCAACATCTATCCAGgtaggaggagaagaaaaagaagactgACTGATTACTAAGGGTATAGAGGGGTAATCTAGACATTTAAAAAGAACAGGGTAAAAGAAAATGTAAAAGTTTAAAAACAGGAGAGTAATAGAAAAAAAGTTAAAACAGGAGAGTAATAGACAAAAAAGTTAAGTGTGAGGGAGTCATAGTAATTGTCCCTAGTTTCTTCTATGTTTATATTTTCTGGTTGCCAGTTGCCCTGTCACTCCTCTTTGTTTGACTGAGCCTCTGGCTTAGATTCTGGGGTTTGCTGCTCTCACAAAAAGAAAGGATGGTCTGAGTCACAGAGGAGACCTTGGAAATGGAACAATCAATGCGGTAGCATGGATTGTTTATAAGTAAacctttttatatattttaacccaaaaaataaaataaataacaaaaggaatccctttctttttcttctatatcTGTTTTTgctgatatatatttttttttcttctttttttttttttttttttctgaattcacataaacaaaaaacacaaccaataaaaaacaaattctCCCTCTAAAATTTTGCTCCATccatttttttcctcctctcctcTGTTTGCCTTCTTATATTTCTGAGATGGGAACTGCAAGAAGCTGaacctctttcccttctttttctttttattttgaacaCTTCTTCCTTGATAGAACTTTCTTCATTAACAGCTGGTGACTGTTTCCTTCATGCCACAAGCATGAGAATTGGCTAAATATTCCATCCCATTCCCCCTTTTCTCAGATTATAGATTATTCAACCTtccttccctttcccttctctccccttGTGTTTCCCCttgctttttctttatttggttaAGGAGCAACTTCGCACACAAAACTCCCAttcaaccaaaccaaaaaactaaaactgatttGGGTGAGAAATGAGAGCCCCACCACCACCCCTCCTCCTCATGACTCCACTTCAGATGGTCTGTTCAGTTTCCTCCTCTTAGCATCTGGAGTAGTATGAGAAGCATTTGCACATGACCTAACTGTTTCATCTGTTTTATAACTCAAGCATGCAGCAGCATCCAGCACCCCAATTGGGCTCTGGGGAATTGATGGAGCTGAGGCACTTGGAACTGATACATCCTGGAATAGTTCAAGACACTTCAACACTCTCTCCTGCAAAACCAAAAATTAAAGACCCATTTGATGAAATTGTTCACATTGCttaataatggaaagaaaacttgaaaagaACTTGTAAAACGAATAAAACAATCTTTTTGAACATGCAGTGAAGAGGGTCTAGTGTGCTCCACCACCTAACTTTACCTTTTTAACATGTATGAAACAAGATACAGCCTTATCAATGTCCACTGTTCTGTTTTCTGAGAATACAGATATAgccactgctgctgcaacctCTGATGGTCTGAAATCTAAGAAGTCAATCCCTGCATTTAATTCCCACCCAAATCTGTGGGTCAGACCTTGCTAAAAATTAACTTCTTTTAATATTCTAGTGAGAAATTTTAACAAATAGAGAGAGGACAAGGGAAGTGGGGAGACAGAAACCTTTAATTGTGCTTAAGATTAATTGAATCGCTCGAGAGATTGACATTTTCGGCGGGAGTTGATCATCGTTGATCTTACGAAGGAAATTGTCTATGTAGGAGAAAGGAGTTACGGCTTGCATTCTCCACCCCAATGTACTCAACACAAGAAGTTCCATTCTCTTGATCGTTCTAGCTTCAAAGACAAATTTGGAATCCCCGATCTGATATTAACAAACCCATATCACCAAAACCATCAATTCcataaagaaaaacaattttagTAATCCCAAAGTATATCAGAATGGTTCTCCAAATAATACAATCTAAGATCGATATGGTTCTTCACCTGTAAATCTAGAGACAGAGGCACTACTCTCTCCTCCATTTTGGCTGCCAAAGATAAACATGTCACAGCCAACAACTGCATCATCCAAGATTTCCCTCTCtacaaataacaaaataaaggaTAGGCAAATTAGAGACAATCTTAAagtagaaataaaagaaatcctCTTCTGGGTCAATTTCCTGAACTTACAGGAAGTTCATAGGATGAAAGGAACCGATCCAAATAATTTATTGATAGATAGGCACTCAGAGGTCCAAATCTGTAATAGGCATGAACCTGTTTAAGACCAAAATAATAACATCAATAATCAATGAAAAGGACAAACCAAACACAGTCCAAAACAGTAAATCCGAAATGTGAAAACAGGAATCCCCGAAATCTAATtggaaaaaatatacatttaCTACCATATAAGTATTTTTTTCGTACGAAAAATAATCTTTGGTGATTAGGGGAACTAGATCCCAAGCTCAGTTCAACAAAGCGGGCATGAAGATATCAACATCAAACGCAAACAATAACAAAGCAAATGAGCCCATCAGACCGATTTCATATGATGCATGAATACCAGAAGATGGGCAAAGAAACAGAAACCCAATTCAGGAAACACTTAAAATATATTTCGAAATATCAAAATCGAAACCAGAAAGCAAAGATGAATAAGAAAAGGATCGAAACAGAAGAAAAGGCCAAGACGGAAGAAGAACCAAAACCCATTCAAAGAAACAGAAAGCCCCATCCCAGATATCTATCTCTACTACCTAATCCAACAGGAAAAACCAAAACACCCACTTCTCAAAGCCTATCGTAGGCACCCACCATTCGATCAGACAAAGCAaagataaaaagagagaaaaatgaaaaatagaaacaaaagtcAGCAACTCCAtttcagagaaagagaaaccTGTAACCCACCTTCCTAATCCAATCGACAGCCTCTCCTCTAAGCCCCATATCCAACTCCCCACTCCGCAACCTCTTCAAATAATCATTTCTGGGCAAATGCTGGCATTCCTTGTCAACCATCAAACTTAAACACTCCTCTGTTTGGGATGGGAATACAATCGAGAACTCCCAACCATGAAAGCTCTGGTTTTGATTTAATGTCCGATGGTTCTGCGTAAGCCAAGCATCACCGACACAAAACCCCCTAAACCCATCACCCCCAAAATCTGCAAACGATATGATACTGTTGTTGTCTTCTGCACAGAGAAGGTCAGAGGTTGAACAATCAAAACTGGGTGCCATTACTGAGACCTTTTTTATGGATAGATAAATTTTAAATCTGAGAAGCCTTCCTTGCCTCCACAAATCTCATCAAAAATTTTgagaagagaaaacaaagaTCTTCTCAAAGGTTAATAGGTTATAGATGAATGGGATGAACAACTACccccatcaaaacccaaaacccaacaaaaaaaaagagatttgcaGAGACAAAGGAGAGACTCAAGGTGGTTGTTGTTGACGAGACTGATGTAAGAGAGGAGACTGGAGAGCTTATGTAGGAGGGGCTGGTTGGGAGGAGTTGTCATGTTTAGggtaaaaaggagagagagagagagagcattgaTTGGAACGGAGAAAACGATGGAAAAGATCGAGGTggaaatgaaaacaaaatttggaaataaaaaatccgAAGATGGGAAAATGAaacattttgattttgttttcatgaGAGATTGTTTGTGTGATTGAATATATGATTGTATCAGTAGTAATGATGTGATTATCAATTCTGTGAGACTGTGACACTAACGAGATGGAGAGAGATTTCATAttttaatttggaaattttAAGATGTTCCCGTATCAGTACGTGATTTAGTGTGAGGATTACGTTCTGGATATACCCTTCTCCGTTCCAGTTAATTACAGCAAATTGCCATTTAAATTaaattcccaaaataccctcaatCTCAGATCAAAATTATTATAAGAAGACGACAAGACTAGTACGAGGGAAACAGCTCCATGCGACTGAAATGGTAATGGTATTTTGGTAAATTCCAATGGACCGGAACGTCAAGACGCGCGACGATTGGAGGACTTGGAGCTTCTCGAGGAGTAAATTGACTCAAAGTGGAAGGGCAAATTTGACAAATCATGTGCTTGAGACTGACCAATTGACCGTGGTCTTATCTTTTAGTGGGGACGCGTCTCTCGGCAGATGACCTGAACTGAcgttttctttcagaaattaTAATTAGAAATTTGGCCTTTTTATACCTACTACTTATAGTTTATACTATAAATCATTTCACCACCTGTTTTGGAAGCCCAATGGGCTTCACCAAAGCCCAACATATTGATGTACCCCTTTGAGCTTGAGTTTGTATTTCAGTTCCTCTTGGTCCTTTCCCCTTTATATAACCACCATTATATGAAATTTGTTCGAATTAATAGATATTTCTTTTAGGGTGtatgaaaaatgaagaacaatCCTAAGAGTTGTGATTTAATAATGAAAACATGAAATCCAAGAATTTCTATTTCCGAAGAGAGAAAAtcgctatttatttatttttttcattaaaaggaAAGCAATGAAAAAACACTTCCATTC
This Macadamia integrifolia cultivar HAES 741 chromosome 10, SCU_Mint_v3, whole genome shotgun sequence DNA region includes the following protein-coding sequences:
- the LOC122090870 gene encoding cyclin-D3-1-like, coding for MAPSFDCSTSDLLCAEDNNSIISFADFGGDGFRGFCVGDAWLTQNHRTLNQNQSFHGWEFSIVFPSQTEECLSLMVDKECQHLPRNDYLKRLRSGELDMGLRGEAVDWIRKVHAYYRFGPLSAYLSINYLDRFLSSYELPRGKSWMMQLLAVTCLSLAAKMEERVVPLSLDLQIGDSKFVFEARTIKRMELLVLSTLGWRMQAVTPFSYIDNFLRKINDDQLPPKMSISRAIQLILSTIKGIDFLDFRPSEVAAAVAISVFSENRTVDIDKAVSCFIHVKKERVLKCLELFQDVSVPSASAPSIPQSPIGVLDAAACLSYKTDETVRSCANASHTTPDAKRRKLNRPSEVES